The Bacteroidia bacterium genome contains a region encoding:
- a CDS encoding endonuclease encodes MRKLFYISSLVLIVISCKIQDKTEKHIDKLDYNDQRGYFRVVSYNVENYFDPFNDSLTNDEDFTPEGNHFWTWNKYKDKQNKIYKVLSAVGGWELPEIVGLYEVENEFVLKDLLKNTPLKWRNYEIVHKESPDRRGIDVAMLYRSDKFKLFSKQFMPIIFAFDTTKKTRDILYAKGCTKDLDTLHIFVNHWPSRLGGQTESDMNRQAVAKILRNKIDSIFLANPLSNIIVMGDFNDEPDNISITEILKAGHNYDSVSPGNLYNLAWYMKEKKGMGSLKYQGEWGLIDQIMVSSSLLLKTNSIFTSTENAKVFKADFLTEPDEAFIGDKPFRTFIGFKYHAGFSDHYPIFIDLFRK; translated from the coding sequence ATGAGAAAACTATTCTACATATCATCACTAGTGCTTATTGTTATATCTTGCAAAATACAGGATAAAACAGAAAAACATATTGATAAATTAGACTATAACGATCAAAGGGGATATTTCAGAGTTGTTTCATATAATGTTGAGAACTATTTCGATCCTTTTAACGACAGCTTAACAAATGATGAAGATTTTACGCCTGAAGGAAATCATTTTTGGACATGGAATAAATATAAAGATAAACAAAATAAAATTTACAAAGTTTTATCAGCAGTTGGTGGATGGGAACTACCTGAAATTGTTGGACTTTATGAAGTTGAAAATGAATTTGTATTAAAAGATTTATTAAAAAACACTCCATTAAAATGGAGAAATTACGAAATAGTTCATAAGGAATCGCCGGATAGACGAGGGATTGATGTTGCCATGCTATATAGAAGCGACAAATTTAAACTTTTTTCGAAGCAATTTATGCCAATAATATTTGCATTCGACACAACTAAGAAAACACGTGACATACTTTATGCTAAAGGCTGCACAAAAGATTTAGACACATTACATATATTTGTAAACCACTGGCCATCGCGACTAGGCGGACAAACAGAATCAGACATGAACCGTCAGGCTGTTGCTAAGATTTTAAGAAATAAAATCGACTCTATTTTTTTAGCAAATCCACTTAGTAATATTATTGTTATGGGCGATTTTAATGACGAACCTGATAACATTAGTATTACAGAAATACTAAAAGCCGGTCATAATTACGATTCAGTCTCTCCCGGAAACCTTTATAATCTTGCATGGTATATGAAAGAAAAAAAAGGCATGGGAAGCCTTAAATACCAAGGAGAATGGGGCTTAATTGACCAGATAATGGTATCTTCTTCACTTTTATTAAAAACTAATTCGATTTTTACAAGTACCGAAAACGCTAAAGTTTTTAAAGCCGATTTTTTAACAGAACCTGATGAAGCATTTATTGGAGACAAACCTTTCCGCACTTTTATTGGCTTTAAGTACCACGCTGGCTTTAGCGATCACTATCCAATTTTTATAGACTTATTTCGCAAATAA
- a CDS encoding right-handed parallel beta-helix repeat-containing protein, which yields MKKILIFTSIIVITVFACKKEKFFTDNGASLTFSVDTIQFDTVFTTIGSATQNFKVYNPYNKPIKISSISLAKGDNSFFRLNVNGVSARSVTDIELDANDSIYIFVEVRVNPNNTSNPLMVQDSIVFITNGTVQDIDLIACGQDVNFINGEVISSDTTWTSSKPFLVYNSMLVDSNVTLTISQGTKIYFHHGSRMYVKGTLKASGSPSEPIVFRNDRLEHWYDDVPGQWVGIYFYPGKIMGSKDNELHYCEIKNAIIGIQADTNYNVNPTVTISNTKILNMNAVGIFGQGTNILAWNCVIANCGQYALALTIGGNYEFHHCTIYNSWQYANRQTPSLVLNNYYQDNNGNYHVRALNNALFENCIIYGGLENEIGLDAFNSASVFNYKFKYSLLKIADNIATTDVIHWDNVYKNHTPGLKNPDENDFSLDTLAYTKDKGFDNINSAYFNDILGNYRFSYGLHPDLGAYERLDSK from the coding sequence TTGAAGAAAATATTAATTTTTACCTCAATAATTGTTATTACAGTTTTTGCATGTAAAAAAGAAAAATTTTTTACTGATAATGGAGCATCACTAACATTTTCAGTAGATACAATTCAGTTTGATACTGTTTTCACCACTATTGGTTCGGCAACACAAAATTTTAAAGTTTATAATCCATATAATAAACCTATAAAAATTTCATCTATTTCTTTAGCTAAAGGGGATAATTCATTTTTCAGATTAAATGTAAATGGAGTAAGTGCTCGTAGTGTAACAGATATTGAATTAGATGCTAATGACAGCATATATATTTTTGTTGAAGTTCGTGTTAATCCTAATAATACCAGCAATCCTTTGATGGTTCAGGATTCCATTGTATTTATTACTAATGGAACGGTTCAGGACATTGATTTAATTGCATGCGGACAGGATGTAAATTTTATTAACGGAGAAGTTATAAGTTCAGATACAACATGGACAAGCTCAAAACCATTTTTAGTTTACAATTCAATGCTAGTTGATTCTAATGTTACCTTAACTATTTCACAAGGGACTAAAATTTATTTCCATCATGGCTCCAGAATGTATGTTAAAGGAACTTTAAAAGCATCAGGTAGCCCAAGTGAACCCATAGTTTTCAGAAATGACAGATTAGAACATTGGTATGATGATGTACCCGGGCAATGGGTAGGAATATACTTCTATCCCGGAAAAATTATGGGCAGCAAAGACAATGAGCTACATTATTGCGAAATTAAAAATGCAATTATAGGAATACAGGCTGATACAAATTACAATGTTAACCCTACCGTAACAATATCCAACACAAAAATATTAAACATGAATGCAGTTGGTATTTTTGGGCAGGGAACAAATATATTAGCCTGGAATTGTGTTATTGCAAACTGCGGGCAATATGCATTAGCCCTAACAATTGGTGGCAATTATGAGTTTCATCATTGCACAATTTATAATTCGTGGCAATATGCAAACAGACAAACTCCTTCATTAGTTCTAAACAATTATTATCAGGATAATAATGGTAATTACCATGTTAGAGCATTAAATAATGCTTTATTTGAAAACTGTATAATTTATGGTGGATTAGAAAATGAAATAGGTCTTGATGCCTTTAACTCTGCTTCAGTTTTTAATTATAAATTTAAATATTCATTACTAAAAATAGCTGATAATATTGCAACAACTGACGTTATCCATTGGGATAATGTTTATAAAAATCATACTCCCGGCTTAAAAAATCCTGATGAAAATGATTTCTCATTAGATACACTTGCATATACGAAAGACAAAGGCTTCGATAATATCAACTCGGCATACTTTAATGACATTTTAGGTAATTATCGCTTTTCATATGGACTTCATCCTGACCTAGGTGCCTATGAAAGACTAGACAGTAAATGA
- a CDS encoding DNA polymerase III subunit gamma/tau — MAEFIVSARKYRPDTFKTVVGQESITTTLKNSIKTKHLAHAYLFCGPRGVGKTTCARIFAKTINCFNPTENIEPCDECESCKGFNKSSSFNIHELDAASNNSVDGMRNLIDQVRIPPQLGKYNVYIIDEVHMLSTSAFNSFLKTLEEPPAHAIFILATTEKQKIIPTILSRCQIFDFNRININDIVGHLQFVAESENVIAESEALNVIAQKADGAMRDALSIFDQIVSFCGNEITYDKVIDNLNVLDYDYYFKLTENFISGNIPQSLILFNEILSKGFESQFFITGLAAHFRDLLVCKDSITIQLLEVGKSIADRYKFQANQIGIDFIFKALEISNQCDIDYRNSHNKRLHVELALVKICNLSGHITSNQINTNNSSNQIKTNPEISKTETITQKPIIQTNTSTINQTVNTTLKTSPSVVKEEKTEYKSEENSKPKSFMIKKALNEDKTEKNTSTTQTSITTEANFNTPFTNEELEKVWLQYADTKKGAVRISPMLLSSIPKLSENNQIIVQVITKSQEDELKKMHDEILYFLKQNLKNSSITIKVEVSEHTEKENAKPYTDIEKYQFFAQMNPALLKMKDRLNLDFDR; from the coding sequence ATGGCCGAATTTATTGTATCTGCACGAAAATACCGCCCCGACACATTTAAAACAGTTGTTGGTCAGGAATCTATTACAACTACACTAAAAAATTCAATTAAAACCAAGCATTTAGCACATGCTTATTTATTCTGTGGTCCACGTGGTGTAGGAAAAACAACTTGCGCAAGAATTTTCGCAAAAACCATTAATTGCTTCAATCCTACCGAAAATATTGAGCCTTGCGACGAATGCGAATCATGTAAGGGGTTTAATAAATCAAGTTCATTTAATATTCACGAACTTGATGCTGCATCAAATAATTCTGTTGATGGTATGCGAAATTTAATCGATCAGGTTAGAATACCACCACAATTAGGAAAATATAACGTGTATATAATAGACGAGGTTCACATGCTCTCTACCTCTGCATTTAACTCATTTCTAAAAACACTTGAAGAACCTCCTGCTCATGCAATTTTCATTCTGGCAACAACCGAAAAACAAAAAATTATTCCAACTATACTTTCCCGTTGCCAGATTTTTGATTTTAACAGAATAAATATTAACGATATTGTAGGACATCTGCAATTTGTTGCCGAAAGCGAGAATGTAATCGCAGAATCTGAAGCATTAAATGTTATTGCACAAAAAGCTGATGGTGCAATGAGAGATGCTTTATCAATTTTCGATCAGATTGTAAGTTTCTGTGGTAATGAAATAACCTATGATAAAGTAATAGATAACCTAAATGTTCTCGACTACGATTATTATTTTAAACTCACTGAAAATTTTATTTCAGGAAATATACCTCAATCGCTAATTCTTTTTAATGAAATTCTTTCAAAAGGATTTGAATCACAATTTTTCATTACCGGTTTAGCTGCTCATTTCCGCGATCTTTTAGTTTGCAAAGATTCTATAACTATTCAACTACTTGAAGTAGGTAAATCAATTGCCGACAGATATAAATTTCAGGCAAACCAAATTGGAATCGACTTCATATTCAAAGCTTTAGAAATCAGCAATCAATGTGATATCGATTATAGGAATAGCCATAACAAAAGACTACATGTTGAATTAGCTCTTGTTAAAATTTGCAATCTGTCAGGTCATATTACTTCAAATCAGATTAATACAAATAACTCAAGCAATCAGATTAAAACTAATCCAGAGATTTCAAAAACCGAAACTATTACTCAAAAACCAATTATTCAGACTAATACTTCAACAATAAATCAAACTGTTAACACAACACTCAAAACTAGCCCCAGTGTAGTTAAAGAAGAAAAAACAGAATACAAATCTGAAGAAAATTCAAAGCCAAAAAGCTTTATGATAAAAAAAGCTTTAAATGAAGATAAAACTGAAAAAAATACGTCAACAACTCAAACTTCAATCACAACCGAAGCTAATTTTAATACTCCATTCACAAACGAAGAACTTGAAAAAGTATGGCTTCAATATGCAGATACTAAAAAAGGTGCAGTAAGAATTAGCCCAATGCTTTTATCAAGTATTCCGAAACTCTCGGAAAATAATCAGATTATTGTTCAGGTTATTACTAAATCACAGGAAGACGAGCTAAAAAAAATGCATGATGAGATTTTGTATTTTTTAAAGCAAAATCTTAAAAATAGCAGCATTACAATTAAAGTTGAAGTAAGTGAGCACACCGAAAAAGAAAATGCAAAACCATATACAGATATTGAAAAATATCAGTTCTTTGCGCAAATGAATCCTGCTTTATTAAAAATGAAAGACAGATTGAATTTAGATTTTGACCGTTAA
- a CDS encoding DUF5017 domain-containing protein, giving the protein MKYTSKLYILVLSMVVIFFNGCIKEKYSTPEQKTPKVDFTSNLTIAKLKTASTGFVSIGDTMIIGTDTIVNPIIQGIISADDESGNIYKTIYLQDNTAGIQIAVDKTSLYTTFKKGQRIFVKLTGLYLGVYGGVPQIGYTYGGTIGRIPEVLINTHIFNDSLPGNPPTPIIRTIPSIVGGDPNLNMLVKLTKVHFAEVGSVYADVNVTTNRTILDSAGNSIILRNSGYANFRAELMPKGQGDIVGILSEYSGAKQFYIRDLNDLQNWDSTIIYPVNIINETFTTSLGTFTQYNVLGDQIWAASSYGAKMSGYSGSYYANEDWLISPSINFNNYNSETLSFISTMNYGTAGDGSLKLYTSLDYSGTGNPNLATWTEVTPLTLSPGSWTDTPSGNIDLSALNGTNVHFAFKYTCSTSNVATWELTTLMLSAKPN; this is encoded by the coding sequence ATGAAATACACATCTAAACTTTACATCCTTGTTCTATCAATGGTTGTAATATTTTTTAATGGTTGTATAAAAGAAAAATACAGCACCCCTGAACAAAAAACTCCAAAAGTTGATTTTACGTCTAATTTAACTATTGCAAAATTAAAAACTGCCTCAACAGGTTTTGTTTCAATTGGAGATACGATGATAATCGGCACCGACACTATCGTAAACCCTATAATTCAAGGCATTATAAGTGCAGATGATGAATCGGGAAATATTTATAAAACTATTTATTTACAAGATAATACAGCCGGAATTCAAATTGCTGTTGATAAAACCAGTTTGTACACAACTTTTAAAAAAGGACAAAGAATATTTGTAAAACTAACAGGCTTGTATTTAGGCGTCTATGGAGGAGTACCACAAATTGGTTATACTTATGGAGGAACTATTGGTCGTATACCCGAAGTTTTAATTAACACTCACATTTTTAACGACAGTTTACCTGGCAATCCACCAACTCCAATTATTCGCACTATACCTTCAATAGTTGGTGGCGACCCAAACCTAAATATGCTTGTAAAATTAACTAAAGTACATTTTGCAGAAGTTGGTAGCGTATATGCTGATGTAAATGTTACAACAAATCGCACAATATTAGACTCTGCAGGAAATTCAATTATCTTAAGAAACAGCGGATATGCAAACTTTAGAGCTGAACTAATGCCTAAAGGACAAGGAGATATTGTTGGTATTTTAAGCGAATACAGTGGAGCAAAACAATTTTACATTCGTGATTTAAATGATCTTCAAAACTGGGATTCTACAATAATTTATCCGGTAAATATTATTAATGAAACCTTTACTACCAGCCTTGGCACTTTTACTCAATATAACGTACTTGGTGATCAGATATGGGCAGCATCTTCTTATGGTGCTAAAATGAGTGGCTATTCTGGTTCATATTATGCTAATGAAGACTGGTTAATTAGTCCTTCTATCAATTTTAACAATTATAATTCAGAAACATTGAGTTTTATTTCAACGATGAATTATGGAACTGCAGGTGATGGTTCATTAAAACTTTATACTTCTTTAGATTATTCAGGAACAGGTAATCCAAATCTTGCCACATGGACTGAAGTTACTCCATTAACTTTATCACCCGGCAGTTGGACAGATACTCCTTCAGGAAACATTGATTTATCAGCATTAAATGGAACTAATGTTCATTTCGCTTTTAAATATACTTGTTCAACTTCAAACGTTGCTACATGGGAATTGACAACACTTATGCTTAGCGCTAAACCAAACTAG
- a CDS encoding choice-of-anchor J domain-containing protein, whose amino-acid sequence MKHIFKISLILFSLGLTFLTGCIKEDFDTPPAPYFIFNETFKDSLGSFTQYSVTGAQVWAAAVYSGTTYANMSGYSGSYNANEDWLISKPINFDSYKNETLSFNSATKYGNPGDGSLKLYTSNDYTGTGDPHLATWVEVTPINISLGNFTWVSSGPINLSSVTGAKVYIAFKYLCTTTGVPTWELTKIKLTGEPL is encoded by the coding sequence ATGAAACATATATTTAAAATATCATTAATTCTATTTTCTTTAGGATTAACATTTCTCACAGGGTGTATTAAAGAAGATTTTGACACTCCTCCAGCCCCTTATTTTATATTTAACGAGACATTTAAAGATTCGCTCGGTTCATTTACCCAGTATAGTGTTACAGGAGCTCAAGTATGGGCTGCTGCTGTGTATAGCGGAACAACTTATGCTAATATGTCTGGCTATTCAGGTTCATACAATGCTAACGAAGATTGGTTAATAAGTAAACCAATAAATTTTGACAGCTATAAGAATGAAACTTTAAGTTTTAATTCAGCTACAAAATATGGTAATCCTGGAGATGGCTCATTAAAACTTTATACTTCTAACGATTATACTGGAACAGGCGATCCACACCTTGCAACATGGGTAGAAGTAACTCCAATAAATATTTCACTTGGTAACTTTACATGGGTAAGTTCAGGACCAATTAATTTATCTTCTGTTACAGGAGCTAAAGTTTATATTGCGTTTAAATATCTATGCACTACCACTGGTGTACCTACATGGGAGTTAACTAAAATAAAACTAACAGGTGAGCCATTATAA
- a CDS encoding carboxypeptidase regulatory-like domain-containing protein, translating to MKFITFLMLSFCLIGQSFAQTTVKGRAVDSQTKQPIPGVTVSIQTFETKTDAKGNFELSVVPGDYSITIVSEDLAAYTSNIKVPENGIDLGDIGMSAKSSNAEGTGVAEITLSDSDFDNDKSGQSVSGLLHSSNDAFVSAASFSLSAANFRVRGYDGADIMMYMNGLPLNDPENGRASYSEWGGLNNVTKNKDSQHGLTPSTYALGTIGGETNINTCAGQIRKQSNFSYAMANKSYNHRLMYTYATGMQENGWAFVLSGSKRWAENGYVEGTWYDAYSYFAAAEKRLSDKHSLALTFLGSPYKRAMQAGAVQEAYDLTGSHYYNPNWGFQGDEKRNAKIRNVHQPSIMLTDNLKINDATKLTTSVGYSFGRFGTTALNWYNANDPRPDYYRYLPSYQIADTNVAGVIPSMMANNWANNPSISQINWDQLYQTNYLANGAGQSARYVVEEQRKDNKQLSFHANLNHQLNDNITINGGLMALSSNTHYFKVMSDLLGANYWLDVDQFAERDFPSDPNAMQNDLNNPNRHIQVGDKFGYDYNLHFNQEQLWGMSQFRYNKVDFYVGLQLTNTSFWREGNVKNGRNPNNSFGKSETLNYLNYLTKGGITYKLSGRQYFVANATYYTKSPLPENAFLTPRVSNRLLTNLENEVVFGGELSYIYKGEKINARLTAYETSFNHQTDVKSYYDDQYHSFVQIALQGIDKIHQGIEFGADVKLTKEITASCAINLGNYRYTSRPKETLSAENNSVPDQVYTVYQKYFYVPSGPQNAGSLGLKYNNSKFWFFSANFNYFDKMYLDFAASPRTEFAIQTLDVGLGDPIINKVTEQEKLDGGYTVDLSIGKSWKIKEYYFGINFNLNNVLNNQDLITGGYEQLRFSYDIASLDKFPPKYYYGYGRTFFLMFTFRF from the coding sequence ATGAAATTTATAACTTTTTTAATGCTTTCGTTTTGCTTAATAGGGCAAAGCTTTGCACAAACTACTGTTAAGGGCCGTGCTGTTGACAGTCAAACAAAACAACCTATTCCAGGAGTAACTGTTAGTATTCAGACTTTTGAAACGAAAACAGATGCTAAAGGGAATTTTGAACTTTCTGTAGTACCCGGTGATTATTCAATCACAATTGTTTCCGAAGACTTAGCTGCTTATACATCAAACATTAAAGTTCCTGAAAATGGAATTGACCTTGGTGATATTGGCATGAGTGCAAAAAGTTCAAATGCTGAAGGTACAGGTGTTGCTGAGATAACCTTATCAGATTCCGATTTTGATAATGATAAATCGGGACAATCTGTTTCAGGATTACTTCACTCTTCAAACGATGCATTTGTATCTGCAGCATCTTTTTCATTAAGTGCAGCAAACTTCAGAGTTAGAGGTTATGATGGTGCAGACATTATGATGTACATGAATGGCTTGCCATTAAACGACCCTGAAAACGGTCGCGCTTCATATTCTGAGTGGGGCGGTCTGAATAATGTAACAAAGAACAAAGACAGCCAACATGGATTAACTCCATCAACTTATGCACTAGGTACTATTGGTGGCGAAACAAATATTAACACTTGTGCAGGTCAAATAAGAAAACAAAGTAATTTTTCTTATGCCATGGCAAATAAATCTTATAACCATAGATTAATGTATACTTATGCAACAGGTATGCAGGAAAATGGTTGGGCATTTGTTTTAAGTGGTTCAAAAAGATGGGCAGAAAATGGATACGTTGAAGGAACATGGTATGATGCTTATTCATATTTTGCTGCTGCAGAAAAGAGACTTTCCGATAAACACAGCCTGGCTCTAACATTTTTAGGTTCACCATATAAAAGAGCAATGCAGGCAGGTGCTGTTCAGGAAGCATACGATTTAACCGGCTCACATTATTATAACCCTAACTGGGGATTTCAGGGTGATGAAAAAAGAAATGCAAAAATTCGTAACGTTCATCAGCCATCAATTATGCTAACAGATAATTTGAAAATTAATGATGCTACAAAACTCACAACATCTGTTGGATATTCTTTTGGCAGATTCGGAACAACTGCGTTGAATTGGTATAATGCGAATGACCCACGCCCGGATTATTACAGATATTTACCTAGTTACCAAATAGCTGACACAAACGTTGCAGGAGTAATTCCTTCAATGATGGCAAATAACTGGGCTAACAATCCATCTATTAGCCAAATTAACTGGGATCAATTATATCAGACAAACTATTTAGCAAATGGCGCTGGTCAATCGGCAAGATACGTTGTGGAAGAACAAAGAAAAGACAACAAACAATTAAGTTTCCATGCAAATTTAAATCATCAGTTAAATGATAATATTACTATTAATGGTGGCTTGATGGCACTATCAAGTAACACACATTATTTTAAAGTAATGTCTGACTTACTTGGAGCAAATTATTGGTTAGACGTTGACCAGTTTGCTGAAAGAGATTTTCCTAGTGATCCAAATGCAATGCAAAACGACTTAAATAATCCTAACAGACACATACAGGTTGGAGATAAATTTGGTTATGATTATAATTTGCATTTCAATCAGGAGCAATTATGGGGAATGAGTCAGTTCCGTTATAATAAAGTTGATTTTTATGTTGGATTACAATTGACTAACACTTCTTTCTGGAGAGAAGGTAATGTGAAAAATGGTCGTAACCCAAATAATTCTTTTGGAAAAAGCGAAACATTAAACTACTTAAATTATTTAACAAAAGGTGGCATTACCTATAAATTAAGTGGACGTCAATATTTTGTTGCAAATGCTACATATTATACAAAATCACCTTTACCTGAAAATGCTTTTCTTACACCCCGTGTTAGTAACCGATTATTAACTAATCTTGAAAATGAAGTTGTATTTGGTGGTGAATTAAGTTATATTTATAAAGGCGAAAAAATAAATGCACGATTAACTGCATATGAAACTTCATTTAATCACCAGACCGATGTTAAGAGCTACTATGATGACCAATATCATTCATTCGTACAGATAGCATTACAAGGCATTGACAAGATACATCAAGGTATTGAGTTTGGTGCTGATGTAAAATTAACAAAAGAAATTACCGCCTCATGTGCAATTAACTTAGGAAATTACAGATATACTTCTAGACCAAAAGAAACACTTTCTGCCGAAAACAATTCCGTTCCGGATCAGGTATATACAGTATATCAGAAATATTTCTATGTCCCATCTGGACCACAGAATGCAGGTTCATTAGGTTTAAAATACAATAATTCTAAGTTCTGGTTTTTTAGTGCCAATTTTAATTATTTTGATAAAATGTATCTTGACTTTGCTGCATCTCCCAGAACAGAATTTGCAATACAAACACTTGACGTTGGGCTTGGAGATCCTATTATTAACAAAGTAACAGAACAAGAAAAACTTGATGGTGGTTATACTGTTGATTTATCTATTGGTAAATCATGGAAGATTAAAGAATATTATTTTGGTATTAATTTTAACCTAAATAATGTATTAAATAACCAAGACCTTATTACTGGAGGATACGAACAATTACGTTTTTCGTATGATATTGCATCATTAGATAAGTTTCCACCGAAGTATTATTATGGTTATGGCAGAACTTTTTTCTTAATGTTTACATTCAGATTTTAA